Proteins encoded by one window of Rutidosis leptorrhynchoides isolate AG116_Rl617_1_P2 chromosome 7, CSIRO_AGI_Rlap_v1, whole genome shotgun sequence:
- the LOC139859432 gene encoding uncharacterized protein, protein MASHLQYTDDTIFFRDWSKRNASNIAKLLKCFEDISSLRVNFKKSNLYGVGVIKEAVDDLAKQLDYAAGTLPFVYLEMPIWVKMGKATPWQTILDKFNKRFSEATAKTISFGGRLTMVKSILSSIPLYFFSLFCAPCSIIKSLETLTRTLMEAQHGSISSKWANKWIGNDELQNTFGRLFALVTNKEALVSERITSSITFNSGCWQWVRTPKSRGQAHLNELNRLISSFSLSDINDTWKWSMDSTGHFTTKAITSIIGDKKLMEFASNVETIRNKAFLQKVDIFIWRSIMRKIPPRSELDKRE, encoded by the exons ATGGCGTCACATCTCCAGTACACCGACGATACCATATTCTTCAGAGATTGGAGTAAACGCAACGCATCAAACATAGCAAAATTGCTTAAATGTTTTGAAGACATCTCGAGCCTTAGAGTGAACTTCAAAAAGAGCAACTTATACGGTGTAGGTGTGATAAAGGAAGCTGTTGACGATCTTGCAAAACAGTTAGATTACGCTGCAGGCACTTTACCCTTTGTTTATCTTGAAATGCCAATCTGGGTGAAGATGGGAAAAGCAACGCCATGGCAAACTATTCTAGATAAATTCAATAAAAGATTTTCTGAAGCGACAGCAAAGACCATATCTTTCGGAGGAAGACTAACCATGGTGAAATCTATCCTTAGTAGTATTCCTCtttatttcttttctttattttGCGCACCATGTAGCATCATTAAATCACTTGAAACTTTAACAC GAACATTAATGGAAGCACAACATGGCTCGATATCATCTAAGTGGGCAAACAA GTGGATCGGAAACGATGAGCTTCAAAACACATTCGGTAGGCTTTTCGCCTTAGTAACCAACAAAGAAGCTCTTGTTTCAGAAAGGATAACATCATCAATCACATTTAATTCCGGTTGTTGGCAGTGGGTCAGGACACCTAAAAGCCGTGGCCAGGCCCACCTCAATGAACTTAATCGACTTATTTCCTCCTTTTCTTTGTCTGACATAAACGATACATGGAAGTGGAGCATGGACTCAACCGGACACTTCACAACAAAGGCAATAACGTCGATAATTGGTGACAAAAAGCTCATGGAATTTGCTTCAAATGTAGAAACAATACGTAACAAGGCATTTCTCCAAAAAGTGGATATTTTCATTTGGAGATCTATAATGAGAAAGATCCCACCAAGATCGGAGTTGGACAAACGTGAATAG